In Burkholderia sp. NRF60-BP8, a single window of DNA contains:
- a CDS encoding EthD family reductase has product MIKVSVMYPYAAGARFDHAYYRERHMPMVKQRLGAACLYYTVDKGIAGGAPGMDPVYVAKCDFVCTSFEAFQAARDPHAQEIMADIANYTDIRPVLQISEVVVERSET; this is encoded by the coding sequence ATGATCAAAGTCAGTGTCATGTACCCGTACGCCGCAGGCGCGCGATTCGATCATGCTTACTATCGCGAGCGGCATATGCCGATGGTGAAACAGCGCCTCGGCGCCGCATGCCTGTACTACACGGTGGACAAGGGAATCGCCGGTGGCGCTCCAGGCATGGATCCCGTGTACGTGGCCAAGTGCGACTTCGTCTGTACTTCCTTCGAAGCTTTCCAGGCGGCCCGCGATCCGCATGCGCAGGAGATCATGGCCGACATTGCCAATTACACGGATATACGCCCCGTGCTGCAGATCAGCGAGGTGGTCGTGGAGCGTTCGGAAACCTGA
- a CDS encoding class I SAM-dependent methyltransferase, translating into MSESVIAAAGGHVGQTEPSRWVEQWARLVRAGGAVLDVAAGGGRHARWFASRGHPVVALDRDPAALAALRAIPGVAARAADLEGAPWPLPADERFAAVIVTNYLHRPLWPHLLAAVAPGGVLIYETFAQGNETVGKPSNPAFLLAPGELLDAVHGHLRAVAYEDGFVAAPREAFVQRLCAVREGATPKAGAGIPRYELPG; encoded by the coding sequence ATGAGCGAGTCCGTCATCGCCGCCGCGGGCGGCCACGTCGGCCAGACCGAGCCGTCGCGCTGGGTCGAGCAATGGGCGCGGCTCGTGCGGGCCGGCGGGGCGGTGCTCGACGTCGCGGCGGGCGGCGGCCGCCATGCGCGCTGGTTCGCGTCGCGCGGGCATCCGGTCGTCGCGCTCGACCGCGATCCGGCTGCGCTGGCCGCGTTGCGCGCGATTCCCGGCGTCGCCGCCCGCGCCGCCGATCTCGAAGGCGCGCCATGGCCGCTGCCGGCCGACGAGCGGTTCGCGGCCGTGATCGTCACGAACTATCTGCATCGCCCGCTCTGGCCCCATCTGCTCGCTGCCGTGGCGCCGGGCGGCGTGCTGATCTACGAAACCTTCGCGCAAGGAAACGAAACGGTCGGAAAGCCGTCCAACCCCGCGTTCCTGCTCGCCCCGGGCGAGTTGCTGGACGCCGTGCACGGCCATCTGCGGGCGGTCGCGTACGAGGACGGTTTCGTCGCCGCGCCGCGCGAGGCGTTCGTCCAGCGTCTTTGCGCAGTGCGCGAGGGCGCGACCCCAAAGGCGGGGGCGGGAATTCCACGTTACGAACTGCCCGGCTAA
- a CDS encoding methyltransferase family protein → MTAVAGKSERIDPIELGARVSSVTVLGAFAYLIYMQWRLNPSRITLILLLVSAGLTVGMSAFAKLPKRRDWHPVAVIVALGGSFYCLAYQLNASTQLIPEWAGGVWQISGIAWQLFAKLSLGRSFGLLPANRGVVSTGAYRFMRHPIYAGYLLSEIGFLLANFSTRNLLTIGIWMLLQIARIVMEERVLSEDADYRTYKTKVRYRLIPGVF, encoded by the coding sequence ATGACCGCGGTCGCGGGCAAGTCGGAGCGGATCGATCCGATCGAGCTTGGCGCTCGCGTGTCTTCGGTGACCGTGCTGGGCGCATTCGCTTATCTGATTTATATGCAGTGGCGATTGAACCCGAGCCGGATCACGCTGATCCTGCTGCTGGTTTCCGCGGGACTGACCGTCGGAATGTCGGCTTTCGCGAAACTGCCGAAGCGGCGCGACTGGCATCCCGTCGCGGTGATCGTGGCGTTGGGCGGTTCGTTCTACTGCCTTGCCTATCAGCTGAACGCCAGTACGCAACTGATTCCGGAATGGGCAGGCGGCGTCTGGCAAATTTCCGGGATTGCGTGGCAACTGTTCGCGAAGCTGTCGCTGGGGCGCTCGTTCGGTCTGCTGCCGGCGAATCGCGGGGTCGTTTCGACCGGGGCGTACCGGTTCATGCGTCATCCGATCTATGCCGGTTACCTGTTGTCCGAAATCGGCTTCCTGCTTGCGAATTTCAGTACCCGAAACCTGCTCACGATCGGCATCTGGATGCTGCTGCAGATCGCGCGAATCGTCATGGAGGAGCGGGTGTTGTCGGAAGACGCCGATTATCGTACGTACAAGACGAAGGTGCGGTACCGGTTGATTCCGGGCGTGTTTTGA
- a CDS encoding cupin domain-containing protein: MRNRSQAEPRDAAAAPLGAPPSDLPTPLLGGLTPAQFMRGYWQKKPLLIRQAIPGVASPVTRDALFELAADYDAESRLITHFRNKWQLAHGPFEPDSLPAVTRKSWTLLVQGLDLHVDAARALLDRFRFIPDARLDDLMISYATDGGGVGPHFDSYDVFLLQVEGRRRWRVGAQKDLSLQPDVPLKILENFEPSDEWVLEPGDMLYLPPHIAHDGVAEGECMTCSIGFRAPSAGELGAQFLYYLAERGGLRDARGDDLYRDPKQPAVDAPAQLPPAMIDRVAEIVDAIRWRKRDVAEFLGCYLSEPKPSVVFDPPERPLSEAAFVTQASRRGVRLDRRAALMYNARSYFINGEEGPLEQADEWLPELANRRQMEAKRFVTLSRVPSMTALLHEWYRAGWIRVGSRN, translated from the coding sequence ATGCGCAACCGGTCTCAAGCCGAACCGCGGGATGCCGCTGCCGCCCCGCTCGGCGCGCCGCCCTCCGATCTTCCCACGCCGCTGCTCGGCGGCCTCACGCCGGCGCAATTCATGCGCGGCTACTGGCAGAAAAAGCCGCTGCTGATCCGCCAGGCAATTCCCGGCGTCGCGTCGCCGGTCACGCGCGACGCATTGTTCGAGCTCGCCGCCGACTATGACGCGGAATCGCGATTGATCACCCATTTTCGTAACAAGTGGCAACTGGCGCACGGTCCGTTCGAGCCCGACTCGCTGCCTGCGGTCACGCGCAAATCCTGGACCTTGCTCGTGCAGGGGCTCGATCTGCACGTCGACGCGGCCCGCGCGCTGCTCGACCGCTTCCGCTTCATCCCTGACGCGCGGCTGGACGATCTGATGATCTCGTATGCGACGGACGGCGGCGGCGTCGGCCCGCACTTCGATTCATATGACGTATTCCTGCTGCAGGTCGAAGGCCGGCGCCGCTGGCGGGTCGGCGCGCAGAAGGATCTGTCGCTGCAGCCGGACGTGCCGCTGAAGATTCTCGAAAACTTCGAGCCGAGCGACGAATGGGTGCTGGAGCCCGGCGACATGCTGTACCTGCCGCCGCACATCGCGCACGACGGCGTCGCCGAAGGCGAGTGCATGACTTGCTCGATCGGCTTCCGGGCCCCGTCCGCCGGCGAGCTGGGCGCCCAGTTCCTGTACTACCTCGCGGAGCGCGGCGGCCTGCGCGACGCGCGCGGCGACGACCTCTACCGCGATCCGAAGCAGCCGGCCGTCGACGCGCCCGCGCAATTGCCGCCGGCCATGATCGACCGTGTCGCCGAGATCGTCGACGCGATCCGCTGGCGCAAGCGCGACGTCGCCGAATTCCTCGGCTGCTACCTGAGCGAGCCCAAACCGAGCGTCGTTTTCGACCCGCCCGAGCGTCCGCTATCCGAGGCCGCGTTCGTCACGCAAGCGTCACGCCGTGGCGTGCGTCTCGACAGAAGGGCTGCATTGATGTATAACGCGCGCTCGTACTTCATTAATGGCGAGGAAGGGCCGCTCGAGCAAGCCGATGAATGGCTGCCCGAATTGGCCAATCGACGCCAGATGGAGGCGAAACGGTTTGTAACACTATCCCGGGTTCCGTCGATGACAGCTTTGTTGCACGAGTGGTATCGTGCGGGCTGGATACGGGTCGGAAGCCGGAATTAG
- a CDS encoding FKBP-type peptidyl-prolyl cis-trans isomerase, with protein sequence MKIAKNTVVSVTYKLSDAQGNLIEESDEPMVYLHGGYDGTFPKIEEQLDGHEAGYQAQIQLEPEDAFGDYDPELVKIEPRDRFPEPLEVGMQFEGTPEDADEEVDSLIYTVTDIAEDKVVLDGNHPLAGMALRFALTVKDVREATEDEIEHEHAHGAEGLEIVDEDDDEDGEAPSGRTLH encoded by the coding sequence ATGAAAATCGCAAAAAACACCGTCGTATCGGTCACTTACAAGCTGTCGGACGCACAGGGCAATCTGATCGAGGAAAGCGACGAGCCGATGGTCTATCTGCACGGCGGCTATGATGGCACGTTCCCCAAGATCGAGGAACAGCTCGACGGGCACGAGGCGGGCTACCAGGCGCAGATCCAGCTCGAGCCGGAGGACGCCTTCGGCGACTACGATCCCGAGCTCGTGAAGATCGAGCCGCGCGATCGTTTTCCCGAGCCGCTCGAAGTGGGCATGCAGTTCGAAGGCACGCCGGAAGACGCCGACGAGGAAGTCGACTCGCTGATCTATACGGTCACCGATATCGCCGAAGACAAGGTCGTGCTCGACGGCAATCACCCGCTGGCGGGCATGGCGCTGCGTTTCGCGCTGACCGTGAAGGACGTTCGCGAAGCCACCGAAGACGAAATCGAGCACGAGCACGCGCATGGCGCGGAAGGGCTCGAGATCGTCGACGAGGACGACGACGAGGACGGCGAAGCGCCGTCAGGGCGTACGCTGCACTGA
- the dapA gene encoding 4-hydroxy-tetrahydrodipicolinate synthase: protein MANGTQDGIQIRGSIPAIVTPMLEDGSLDLPAFRKLIDWHIAEGTDALVVVGTSGESATLNVEEHILMIRTAVEHAGKRIPIIAGAGGNSTAEAIELTKHAKAVGADATLQVVPYYNKPTQEGMYRHFRTIAEAVDLPVILYNVPGRTVADMAHETTLRLAQVPGIIGVKEATGNIDRAAHLIKAAPKHFAIYSGDDPTAIALMLLGGHGNISVTANVAPRAMSELCRAALAGDVQTARTLHMKLLSLHKNLFIEANPIPVKWALQAMGKMQGGIRLPLTALDERCHDAVRSALVEAGVLA from the coding sequence ATGGCTAACGGCACCCAAGACGGCATTCAAATCCGCGGCAGCATCCCCGCGATCGTCACCCCGATGCTCGAAGACGGCAGTCTCGACCTGCCGGCGTTTCGCAAACTGATCGACTGGCACATCGCGGAAGGCACCGATGCACTCGTCGTCGTCGGTACGAGCGGCGAGTCGGCAACGCTCAACGTCGAAGAGCACATCCTGATGATCCGCACGGCGGTCGAGCATGCGGGCAAGCGCATCCCGATCATCGCGGGCGCGGGCGGCAACTCGACCGCGGAGGCGATCGAGCTGACGAAGCACGCGAAGGCGGTCGGCGCGGACGCGACGCTGCAGGTCGTGCCGTACTACAACAAGCCGACGCAGGAAGGCATGTACCGCCACTTCCGGACGATCGCCGAAGCGGTCGACCTGCCGGTGATCCTGTACAACGTGCCGGGCCGGACGGTCGCGGACATGGCGCACGAGACGACGCTGCGCCTCGCGCAGGTGCCGGGCATCATCGGCGTGAAGGAAGCGACCGGCAACATCGATCGCGCCGCCCACCTGATCAAGGCCGCGCCGAAGCATTTCGCGATCTACAGCGGCGACGATCCGACCGCGATCGCGCTGATGCTGCTCGGCGGCCACGGCAACATCTCGGTGACCGCGAACGTCGCGCCGCGTGCGATGAGCGAGCTGTGCCGCGCGGCGCTGGCCGGCGACGTGCAGACGGCCCGTACGCTGCACATGAAGCTGCTGTCGCTGCACAAGAACCTGTTCATCGAAGCGAACCCGATCCCGGTGAAGTGGGCGCTGCAGGCGATGGGCAAGATGCAGGGCGGCATTCGGCTGCCGCTCACGGCGCTTGACGAGCGCTGCCACGATGCCGTGCGTTCGGCCCTCGTCGAGGCCGGCGTTCTCGCCTGA
- the mutS gene encoding DNA mismatch repair protein MutS, with the protein MTTLSPEAFAGHTPMMQQYLRIKADHPDTLVFYRMGDFYELFFEDAEKAARLLDLTLTQRGASAGTPIKMAGVPHHAVEQYLAKLVKMGESVAICEQIGDPATSKGPVERKVVRVVTPGTLTDAALLSDKNDVYLLAMCTGHNKRGVAVNIGLAWLNLASGALRLAEIEPEQLAAALERIRPAEILTPDGATDAIPAGAGASKRVPAWHFDIASGTQRLCDQLDVASLDGFGAHSLTSACGAAGALLLYAAATQGQQLRHVRSLKVENETEYIGLDPATRRNLELTETLRGTESPTLYSLLDTCCTTMGSRLLRHWLHHPPRASVAAQSRQQAIGALLDAPANASLDALRSALRQIADVERITGRLALLSARPRDLSSLRDTFAALPALRERIGAIVASADALARIDAALVPPAECLDLLTSAIATEPAAMVRDGGVIARGYDAELDELRDISENCGQFLIDLEARERARTGIANLRVEYNKVHGFYIEVTRGQTDKVPDDYRRRQTLKNAERYITPELKTFEDKALSAQERALARERALYDSVLQALLPFIPECQRVASALAELDLLAAFAERARALDWVAPTFTDEIGIEIEQGRHPVVEAQVEQFIANDCRFGADRKLLLITGPNMGGKSTFMRQTALIALMAYVGSYVPAKSACFGPIDRIFTRIGAADDLAGGRSTFMVEMTEAAAILNDATPQSLVLMDEIGRGTSTFDGLALAWAIARHLLAHNACYTLFATHYFELTQLPAEFPQAANVHLSAVEHGHGIVFLHAVNEGPANQSYGLQVAQLAGVPAPVIRAARKHLAYLEQQSASQHTPQLDLFSAPPAAIDDLECADAPALPAAPHPALDKLRDIDPDDLKPREALDLLYELRTLVRSYDADGHA; encoded by the coding sequence ATGACCACGCTGTCGCCCGAGGCCTTTGCCGGCCATACCCCGATGATGCAGCAGTACCTGCGCATCAAGGCCGATCATCCGGACACGCTCGTCTTCTACCGGATGGGCGACTTCTACGAGCTGTTCTTCGAGGATGCGGAAAAAGCGGCGCGCCTGCTCGACCTGACCCTCACGCAGCGCGGCGCGTCGGCCGGCACGCCGATCAAGATGGCCGGCGTCCCGCATCACGCGGTCGAGCAGTATCTCGCGAAGCTCGTGAAGATGGGCGAATCGGTCGCGATCTGCGAGCAGATCGGCGATCCGGCCACGTCGAAGGGCCCGGTCGAGCGCAAGGTCGTACGCGTCGTCACACCCGGCACGCTGACCGATGCCGCGCTGCTGTCCGACAAGAACGACGTCTACCTGCTCGCGATGTGCACCGGCCACAACAAGCGCGGCGTCGCGGTCAATATCGGCCTCGCGTGGCTGAACCTCGCGAGCGGCGCATTGCGGCTCGCCGAAATCGAGCCCGAGCAGCTTGCCGCCGCGCTCGAACGCATCCGGCCGGCCGAAATCCTGACGCCGGACGGTGCAACCGACGCCATTCCCGCCGGCGCGGGCGCAAGCAAGCGCGTGCCGGCCTGGCACTTCGACATCGCGTCGGGCACGCAGCGCCTGTGCGACCAGCTCGACGTCGCGAGCCTCGACGGTTTCGGCGCGCATTCGCTGACGAGCGCGTGCGGCGCGGCCGGCGCGCTGCTGCTCTACGCAGCGGCCACGCAAGGCCAGCAACTGCGGCACGTGCGCAGCCTGAAGGTCGAGAACGAAACCGAATACATCGGTCTCGATCCGGCCACGCGCCGCAACCTCGAACTCACCGAGACGCTGCGCGGCACCGAGTCGCCCACGCTGTATTCGCTGCTCGACACCTGCTGCACGACGATGGGCAGCCGCCTGCTGCGCCACTGGCTGCATCACCCGCCGCGCGCGTCGGTTGCCGCGCAGTCGCGCCAACAGGCGATCGGCGCGCTGCTCGATGCACCGGCCAACGCGAGCCTCGATGCGCTGCGCAGCGCGCTGCGCCAGATCGCCGACGTCGAACGGATCACCGGGCGTCTCGCGCTGCTGTCGGCGCGTCCGCGCGACCTGTCGAGCCTGCGCGATACGTTCGCCGCGCTGCCGGCGCTGCGCGAGCGCATCGGCGCGATCGTCGCGAGCGCGGATGCGCTTGCGCGCATCGACGCAGCGCTCGTACCGCCCGCCGAATGCCTCGACCTGCTGACGAGCGCGATCGCCACCGAGCCGGCCGCGATGGTGCGCGACGGCGGCGTGATCGCGCGCGGCTACGATGCCGAGCTCGACGAGCTGCGCGACATTTCGGAGAACTGCGGGCAGTTCCTGATCGATCTCGAAGCGCGCGAGCGCGCGCGCACCGGCATCGCGAACCTGCGCGTCGAATACAACAAGGTGCACGGCTTCTACATCGAGGTCACGCGCGGCCAGACCGACAAGGTGCCCGACGATTACCGCCGCCGCCAGACGCTGAAGAACGCCGAGCGCTACATCACGCCGGAACTGAAAACCTTCGAGGACAAGGCGCTGTCCGCACAGGAGCGCGCGTTGGCGCGCGAGCGTGCGCTGTACGACTCGGTGTTGCAGGCGCTGCTGCCGTTCATCCCCGAGTGCCAGCGCGTCGCATCGGCCCTCGCCGAACTCGACCTGCTGGCCGCCTTCGCCGAACGCGCGCGTGCGCTCGACTGGGTCGCCCCGACCTTCACCGACGAGATCGGCATTGAAATCGAGCAGGGTCGCCATCCGGTCGTCGAAGCGCAGGTCGAGCAGTTCATCGCGAACGACTGCCGGTTCGGCGCCGATCGCAAGCTGCTGCTGATCACCGGGCCGAACATGGGCGGTAAGTCCACGTTCATGCGGCAGACCGCGCTGATCGCGCTGATGGCGTACGTCGGCAGCTACGTGCCGGCGAAATCGGCGTGCTTCGGCCCGATCGACCGAATCTTCACGCGCATCGGCGCGGCCGACGATCTCGCGGGCGGCCGCTCGACGTTCATGGTCGAGATGACCGAAGCCGCGGCGATCCTCAACGACGCGACGCCGCAAAGCCTCGTGCTGATGGACGAGATCGGCCGCGGCACGTCGACCTTCGACGGCCTCGCGCTCGCCTGGGCCATCGCGCGCCACCTGCTGGCGCACAACGCGTGCTACACGCTGTTCGCGACGCACTACTTCGAGCTGACGCAACTGCCGGCCGAATTCCCGCAGGCGGCCAACGTCCATCTGTCGGCCGTCGAACACGGCCACGGGATCGTATTCCTGCATGCGGTCAACGAAGGCCCGGCGAACCAGAGCTACGGCCTTCAGGTCGCGCAGCTCGCGGGCGTCCCGGCGCCCGTGATCCGCGCCGCGCGCAAGCACCTCGCGTATCTCGAACAGCAGTCGGCATCCCAGCACACGCCGCAACTCGATCTCTTCAGCGCGCCGCCGGCAGCCATCGACGATCTCGAATGCGCGGACGCGCCCGCGCTGCCCGCCGCGCCGCATCCGGCGCTCGACAAGCTGCGCGACATCGATCCCGACGATCTCAAGCCGCGCGAGGCGCTCGACCTGCTGTACGAATTGCGCACGCTGGTCCGGTCGTACGATGCCGACGGGCACGCGTAA
- a CDS encoding MBL fold metallo-hydrolase has protein sequence MRFASLGSGSEGNALVVEATSGTTTTRVLLDCGFSAKEVERRLGRLNLCIADLDAILITHEHSDHVGSALTLARRASLPLYMSWGTARAVGADEADVDLHVLWGDETAAIRDLAVMPYTVPHDAREPLQFVFTDGSRRLGVLTDVGMATPHITAVLSGCDALVLESNHDTAMLAASRYPQSLKARIGGNHGHLSNDAAADILASLERSRLQHLVAAHLSQQNNLPELARQAFGGVLGTDGEDVIVASQDAGFDWLMLV, from the coding sequence GTGCGATTCGCCAGCCTCGGAAGCGGCAGCGAAGGCAACGCGCTGGTCGTCGAGGCCACGAGCGGCACGACGACCACCCGCGTGCTGCTCGACTGCGGCTTTTCCGCCAAGGAGGTCGAGCGCCGGCTCGGCCGACTGAATCTCTGCATCGCCGATCTCGATGCGATCCTCATTACCCATGAACACAGCGACCACGTCGGCAGTGCGCTGACGCTCGCACGCCGTGCGTCGCTGCCGCTCTACATGAGCTGGGGCACCGCGCGCGCGGTCGGCGCGGACGAGGCCGATGTCGATCTCCACGTGCTGTGGGGCGACGAGACGGCCGCGATACGCGATCTGGCCGTGATGCCCTATACGGTCCCCCACGATGCGCGGGAACCGCTCCAGTTCGTCTTCACGGACGGAAGCCGCCGGCTCGGCGTGCTGACGGACGTCGGGATGGCCACGCCGCACATCACGGCCGTCCTGAGCGGCTGTGACGCGCTGGTGCTCGAATCCAACCACGATACCGCGATGCTGGCCGCCAGCCGCTATCCGCAGTCGCTGAAGGCGCGGATCGGCGGCAATCACGGCCACCTGAGCAACGACGCGGCGGCGGACATCCTCGCGTCGCTCGAACGCAGCCGTCTCCAGCATCTGGTCGCGGCCCATCTAAGCCAGCAGAACAACCTGCCGGAACTGGCTCGCCAGGCGTTTGGCGGTGTACTCGGGACGGACGGGGAGGACGTGATCGTGGCCTCGCAGGACGCGGGCTTCGACTGGCTGATGCTCGTGTGA
- the bamC gene encoding outer membrane protein assembly factor BamC, with product MKRFAFSSRAVQLSVMALALGALAGCDTLNDYLAPDRVNYKNTGSAPPLAVPSDLKPVPTTQQFVAPPTNAGLGTLPPRATTQAGNATDGIPSAQDPLGMHIERDGDRRWLVVDGRTPEQLWPILKEFWQENGFSLKTDAPSTGIMATDWAENRANIPDDWFRRTIGKVIDFAYSSGTRDRFRTLVNRTSDGNTDISITHSAMEEMMVGPQGGTSSRWEERPRNPVLEAVFLSKLMQKFGLTDAQAKQLLTDARPATAPAQVADTSGGAATLQLAESFDRAWLRVGLALDRTNFTVDNRDREKGVYTVRYANSMEELKRDGLFGKLFYGGPSAAKPGKEYLINVRAQGNGGTQVAVVGADGQIDNSSDAQRLISLLHAQLN from the coding sequence ATGAAACGTTTCGCCTTTTCCTCTCGTGCCGTCCAGTTGTCGGTGATGGCGCTGGCGCTGGGCGCGCTCGCCGGCTGCGATACGCTGAACGACTACCTGGCCCCTGACCGGGTCAACTACAAGAACACTGGTTCGGCGCCGCCGCTCGCGGTGCCGAGCGACCTGAAGCCGGTGCCGACGACGCAGCAGTTCGTCGCGCCGCCGACCAATGCCGGGCTCGGCACGCTGCCGCCGCGGGCCACGACGCAGGCCGGCAATGCGACCGACGGCATCCCGAGCGCGCAGGATCCGCTCGGCATGCACATCGAGCGCGACGGCGATCGCCGCTGGCTCGTCGTCGACGGCCGGACGCCCGAGCAGCTGTGGCCGATCCTGAAGGAGTTCTGGCAGGAGAACGGCTTCTCGCTGAAGACCGATGCGCCGTCGACGGGCATCATGGCCACCGACTGGGCCGAGAACCGCGCGAACATTCCGGACGACTGGTTCCGTCGCACGATCGGCAAGGTCATCGATTTCGCCTATTCGTCGGGGACGCGCGACCGCTTCCGCACGCTCGTGAACCGGACGTCGGACGGCAACACCGACATCTCGATCACGCACAGCGCGATGGAAGAAATGATGGTCGGCCCGCAGGGCGGCACGTCGTCGCGCTGGGAAGAGCGTCCGCGCAACCCGGTGCTCGAAGCCGTGTTCCTGTCGAAGCTGATGCAGAAGTTCGGCCTGACCGACGCGCAGGCGAAGCAGTTGCTGACCGATGCGCGCCCCGCGACGGCGCCGGCGCAGGTCGCCGACACGAGCGGCGGTGCAGCGACGCTGCAACTGGCCGAGTCGTTCGACCGCGCGTGGTTGCGCGTGGGCCTGGCGCTCGACCGGACCAACTTCACGGTCGACAATCGCGACCGCGAGAAGGGGGTCTACACCGTGCGCTACGCGAACTCGATGGAAGAGCTCAAGCGTGACGGTCTGTTCGGCAAGCTGTTCTACGGCGGCCCGTCGGCGGCCAAGCCCGGCAAGGAATATCTGATCAACGTGCGCGCGCAGGGCAATGGCGGTACGCAGGTCGCCGTGGTCGGCGCGGACGGCCAGATCGACAACTCGTCGGACGCGCAGCGGCTCATCTCGCTGCTGCACGCGCAACTGAACTGA
- a CDS encoding NAD(P)/FAD-dependent oxidoreductase — protein sequence MLRLSEIKLPLDHPDSALEAAIRARLAELGVAADGLLRYTVFRRAHDARKRADIKLTYIVDVEVADEAAALERIAGKPHCGVTPDMTYHFVTKAPEHADFLRPVVIGMGPCGLFAGLILAQMGFRPIILERGKAVRERTKDTFGLWRKSVLNPESNVQFGEGGAGTFSDGKLYSQIKDPNHYGRKVLDEFVKAGAPEDILYLSRPHIGTFRLVSMVEKMRASIHELGGEVRFETRVDDIDIDQGKVRALKLSNGETLRCDRVVLAVGHSARDTFQMLHDRGVYIEAKPFSLGFRIEHPQGLIDRSRFGKFAGHKQLGAADYKVVHHASNGRAVYSFCMCPGGTVVAATSEPGRVVTNGMSQYSRAERNANAGIVVGITPDDYPGGPLAGIAFQRKWEERAFELGGGDYRAPGQLVGDFIAGRPSTSLGTVEPSYKPGVNPTDLSTALPDYAIEAIREALPEIDKKIAGFAMHDAVLTGVETRTSSPIRIRRKDDYQSLNVEGLYPAGEGAGYAGGIYSAAIDGIEVAQAVALSLTSAHAS from the coding sequence ATGTTACGGCTAAGCGAAATCAAACTCCCTCTCGACCACCCCGACAGCGCGCTCGAGGCCGCGATTCGCGCGCGCCTCGCGGAGCTCGGCGTGGCGGCAGACGGACTGCTCCGTTACACCGTGTTCCGCCGCGCGCACGACGCACGCAAGCGCGCCGACATCAAGCTCACGTACATCGTCGACGTCGAAGTCGCCGACGAGGCGGCCGCGCTCGAGCGCATCGCCGGCAAGCCGCATTGCGGCGTGACGCCCGACATGACGTATCACTTCGTCACGAAGGCGCCCGAGCACGCCGATTTCCTGCGCCCGGTCGTCATCGGCATGGGGCCGTGCGGGCTGTTCGCGGGGCTGATCCTCGCGCAGATGGGCTTCCGTCCCATCATTCTCGAACGCGGCAAGGCCGTGCGCGAGCGCACCAAGGACACCTTCGGCCTGTGGCGCAAGAGCGTGCTCAACCCCGAATCCAACGTGCAGTTCGGCGAAGGCGGCGCGGGGACGTTCTCCGACGGCAAGCTGTACAGCCAGATCAAGGATCCGAACCACTATGGCCGCAAGGTGCTGGACGAATTCGTCAAGGCCGGCGCACCCGAGGACATCCTGTATCTGAGCCGGCCGCACATCGGCACGTTCCGACTCGTCAGCATGGTGGAAAAAATGCGCGCGTCGATCCACGAGCTCGGCGGCGAAGTGCGTTTCGAAACCCGCGTCGACGACATCGACATCGACCAGGGCAAGGTGCGCGCGCTCAAGCTGTCGAACGGGGAAACGCTGCGGTGCGACCGCGTGGTGCTGGCCGTGGGCCACAGCGCGCGCGACACGTTCCAGATGCTGCACGACCGCGGCGTCTACATCGAAGCCAAGCCGTTCTCGCTCGGTTTTCGCATCGAACATCCGCAGGGGCTGATCGATCGCAGCCGCTTCGGCAAGTTCGCGGGCCACAAGCAGCTCGGCGCGGCCGACTACAAGGTGGTCCACCACGCAAGCAACGGGCGCGCCGTCTACAGCTTCTGCATGTGCCCAGGCGGCACGGTGGTCGCCGCGACCTCGGAGCCCGGCCGCGTGGTCACCAACGGGATGAGCCAGTATTCCCGCGCCGAGCGCAATGCGAATGCGGGCATCGTCGTCGGCATCACGCCGGACGACTATCCGGGCGGCCCGCTCGCCGGCATCGCGTTCCAGCGCAAATGGGAAGAACGCGCATTCGAACTCGGCGGCGGCGATTACCGCGCGCCGGGCCAATTGGTCGGCGATTTCATCGCGGGCCGGCCGTCGACGTCGCTGGGCACCGTGGAGCCGTCGTACAAGCCCGGCGTGAATCCGACCGATCTCAGCACCGCGCTGCCGGACTACGCGATCGAAGCGATCCGCGAAGCGCTGCCCGAGATCGACAAGAAGATCGCCGGCTTCGCGATGCACGATGCCGTGCTCACCGGCGTGGAAACGCGCACGTCGTCGCCGATCCGGATTCGGCGCAAGGACGACTACCAGAGCTTGAACGTCGAAGGCCTGTATCCGGCCGGCGAAGGCGCCGGCTATGCGGGCGGCATCTATTCGGCAGCGATCGACGGGATCGAGGTCGCGCAGGCAGTGGCGCTCAGCCTGACGTCGGCGCACGCGTCCTGA